In Vitis riparia cultivar Riparia Gloire de Montpellier isolate 1030 chromosome 19, EGFV_Vit.rip_1.0, whole genome shotgun sequence, the following proteins share a genomic window:
- the LOC117908720 gene encoding uncharacterized protein LOC117908720 isoform X1 has product MASPSSDQNGCEEEEEEAKPQNLVACQSPTLLKDPHKHISRHGLRGQILPKGLKTCGSSIALTQWYDKLDPVVKQKVDNAGFGRFISSLCPSSRAEKVRVISLAERWWDTTGTLHFPFGEVGMTPYDFSVITGLRIGGKPIPYNAGVHRSEDDLVKALGSRPPVIRGSVSCSWLFENFHNVVCNTDRDRECHTRAFILYLFGCTMFGTLDCKVNLNSLPALEDVDRIGEYDWGGAAYAALCTHMNSVSRGKAHRLGGLWKVWEIWSYEYFSLLVPSLKVDDSMAFPRSLRWWGGSEFEMCPKHRMVDLKNFREAINNLTIEMVNWNPWGEIEPTLPPEIRHAKELSRRRILFEGPSGQFWFLGERLSMQTLGSPQPMVPLPPPMSMRLTASFSIEELQGCFKGFPAERFIDHSGSYDDFRASFLMPPFRNSVPSVDQDVQSQGETSTEGLQILPGDIQIPNRPSWNVYLPNEDGILEQVEVPRVSYGEGLPLPPHVHLAYRPHLEEAYQLISGLKHLVLVLKTEAQFQAQANRKLQAKEGYLYEQIADLKAQLRDRGIGQQQDVRSSFYRPYFPMPQETCCPGTPTPLPPHKIVSTRLEERLNEPTGTDALVRPGTLTQQPIGSPSCPSSSASQPKRPAQQQQPLADYWSFGTNSVARWIKAEQHCEQDAARNGMVSTTMGNKKARV; this is encoded by the exons ATGGCATCGCCTTCATCAGACCAAAACGggtgtgaagaagaagaagaagaagcgaAGCCCCAAAATTTAGTGGCCTGCCAGTCACCTACTCTCCTCAAAGATCCTCATAAGCATATCTCCAGGCATGGCCTTCGTGGACAA ATTCTTCCCAAGGGCCTTAAAACCTGTGGCAGCAGCATAGCATTGACCCAATGGTATGACAAACTAGACCCTGTTGTGAAGCAAAAGGTAGATAATGCAGGGTTTGGACGCTTCATCTCCAGTCTCTGCCCTTCTTCCCGTGCTGAAAAAGTTCGAGTTATCTCCCTTGCGGAGCGATGGTGGGATACAACAGGGACTTTGCACTTCCCTTTTGGGGAAGTAGGAATGACCCCTTATGATTTCAGTGTTATCACGGGGTTGCGGATTGGGGGGAAGCCTATCCCATACAATGCCGGTGTTCACCGATCAGAGGATGATCTTGTTAAGGCTTTGGGCAGTCGCCCTCCGGTTATTCGTGGTTCAGTTTCATGCTCCTGGCTCTTTGAGAATTTCCACAATGTTGTTTGCAACACTGATAGAGATAGAGAGTGCCATACTCGGGCTTTCATCCTCTACCTCTTTGGATGCACTATGTTTGGCACCTTAGATTGCAAGGTGAATTTGAACTCCCTCCCAGCTCTTGAGGATGTTGACAGAATCGGAGAATATGACTGGGGCGGTGCAGCCTATGCTGCTCTATGCACCCACATGAACAGTGTGTCACGGGGTAAGGCCCACAGGCTAGGCGGCCTTTGGAAAGTCTGGGAG ATTTGGAGCTACGAGTACTTCAGTCTACTGGTTCCCTCCTTAAAGGTTGATGATTCTATGGCTTTTCCCCGATCTTTAAGATGGTGGGGTGGTTCTGAATTTGAGATGTGCCCCAAACATAGGATGGTTGACTTGAAGAATTTTCGGGAAGCCATCAACAATCTCACAATTGAGATG GTCAACTGGAATCCATGGGGTGAGATTGAGCCAACTCTGCCTCCAGAGATCCGCCATGCCAAGGAACTGTCACGTCGGAGGATTTTGTTTGAAGGCCCTTCTGGCCAATTTTGGTTCCTGGGAGAAAGGCTCTCCATGCAGACGCTGGGTTCTCCTCAACCTATGGTTCCACTCCCTCCTCCCATGTCTATGAGGTTGACAGCTTCTTTCTCCATTGAAGAGCTACAGGGATGTTTTAAAGGATTTCCAGCAGAGAGATTCATTGATCACTCTGGCAGCTACGATGACTTTCGTGCCTCCTTTCTTATGCCTCCATTTAGAAACAGTGTACCTTCGGTG GACCAAGATGTTCAAAGCCAAGGAGAAACTTCAACAGAGGGACTGCAAATCCTTCCAGGTGATATTCAGATCCCTAATCGTCCATCATGGAATGTATACTTGCCAAATGAAGATGGGATTTTGGAACAAGTGGAAGTTCCTCGGGTCAGCTATGGGGAAGGGCTCCCCCTACCTCCTCATGTCCACCTG GCATACCGCCCACACCTAGAGGAAGCTTACCAGCTCATCAGTGGGCTCAAACACTTGGTGTTGGTTTTAAAGACTGAG gCTCAATTTCAAGCACAGGCCAACCGCAAGCTACAGGCTAAAGAGGGATACTTG TATGAACAGATTGCTGATTTGAAAGCACAGTTAAGGGACAGGGGAATTGGTCAGCAGCAGGATGTTAGATCTTCATTCTATCGCCCATATTTTCCTATGCCTCAAGAAACATGCTGTCCAGGGACTCCCACACCTCTGCCTCCACATAAAATTGTTTCTACACGTTTGGAAGAACGATTGAATGAGCCAACTGGTACAGATGCTTTGGTTCGCCCTGGTACCCTAACTCAGCAACCCATTGGCAGTCCTTCATGTCCCAGTTCCTCTGCAAGTCAACCTAAGAGACCAGCCCAACAGCAGCAGCCTCTGGCAGACTACTGGAGTTTTGGTACCAACTCTGTGGCTAGATGGATCAAGGCTGAGCAACATTGTGAGCAAGATGCTGCTCGAAATGGGATGGTGAGCACAACCATGGGCAATAAGAAAGCCAGAGTTTAG
- the LOC117908720 gene encoding uncharacterized protein LOC117908720 isoform X2: MASPSSDQNGCEEEEEEAKPQNLVACQSPTLLKDPHKHISRHGLRGQILPKGLKTCGSSIALTQWYDKLDPVVKQKVDNAGFGRFISSLCPSSRAEKVRVISLAERWWDTTGTLHFPFGEVGMTPYDFSVITGLRIGGKPIPYNAGVHRSEDDLVKALGSRPPVIRGSVSCSWLFENFHNVVCNTDRDRECHTRAFILYLFGCTMFGTLDCKVNLNSLPALEDVDRIGEYDWGGAAYAALCTHMNSVSRGKAHRLGGLWKVWEIWSYEYFSLLVPSLKVDDSMAFPRSLRWWGGSEFEMCPKHRMVDLKNFREAINNLTIEMVNWNPWGEIEPTLPPEIRHAKELSRRRILFEGPSGQFWFLGERLSMQTLGSPQPMVPLPPPMSMRLTASFSIEELQGCFKGFPAERFIDHSGSYDDFRASFLMPPFRNSDQDVQSQGETSTEGLQILPGDIQIPNRPSWNVYLPNEDGILEQVEVPRVSYGEGLPLPPHVHLAYRPHLEEAYQLISGLKHLVLVLKTEAQFQAQANRKLQAKEGYLYEQIADLKAQLRDRGIGQQQDVRSSFYRPYFPMPQETCCPGTPTPLPPHKIVSTRLEERLNEPTGTDALVRPGTLTQQPIGSPSCPSSSASQPKRPAQQQQPLADYWSFGTNSVARWIKAEQHCEQDAARNGMVSTTMGNKKARV, from the exons ATGGCATCGCCTTCATCAGACCAAAACGggtgtgaagaagaagaagaagaagcgaAGCCCCAAAATTTAGTGGCCTGCCAGTCACCTACTCTCCTCAAAGATCCTCATAAGCATATCTCCAGGCATGGCCTTCGTGGACAA ATTCTTCCCAAGGGCCTTAAAACCTGTGGCAGCAGCATAGCATTGACCCAATGGTATGACAAACTAGACCCTGTTGTGAAGCAAAAGGTAGATAATGCAGGGTTTGGACGCTTCATCTCCAGTCTCTGCCCTTCTTCCCGTGCTGAAAAAGTTCGAGTTATCTCCCTTGCGGAGCGATGGTGGGATACAACAGGGACTTTGCACTTCCCTTTTGGGGAAGTAGGAATGACCCCTTATGATTTCAGTGTTATCACGGGGTTGCGGATTGGGGGGAAGCCTATCCCATACAATGCCGGTGTTCACCGATCAGAGGATGATCTTGTTAAGGCTTTGGGCAGTCGCCCTCCGGTTATTCGTGGTTCAGTTTCATGCTCCTGGCTCTTTGAGAATTTCCACAATGTTGTTTGCAACACTGATAGAGATAGAGAGTGCCATACTCGGGCTTTCATCCTCTACCTCTTTGGATGCACTATGTTTGGCACCTTAGATTGCAAGGTGAATTTGAACTCCCTCCCAGCTCTTGAGGATGTTGACAGAATCGGAGAATATGACTGGGGCGGTGCAGCCTATGCTGCTCTATGCACCCACATGAACAGTGTGTCACGGGGTAAGGCCCACAGGCTAGGCGGCCTTTGGAAAGTCTGGGAG ATTTGGAGCTACGAGTACTTCAGTCTACTGGTTCCCTCCTTAAAGGTTGATGATTCTATGGCTTTTCCCCGATCTTTAAGATGGTGGGGTGGTTCTGAATTTGAGATGTGCCCCAAACATAGGATGGTTGACTTGAAGAATTTTCGGGAAGCCATCAACAATCTCACAATTGAGATG GTCAACTGGAATCCATGGGGTGAGATTGAGCCAACTCTGCCTCCAGAGATCCGCCATGCCAAGGAACTGTCACGTCGGAGGATTTTGTTTGAAGGCCCTTCTGGCCAATTTTGGTTCCTGGGAGAAAGGCTCTCCATGCAGACGCTGGGTTCTCCTCAACCTATGGTTCCACTCCCTCCTCCCATGTCTATGAGGTTGACAGCTTCTTTCTCCATTGAAGAGCTACAGGGATGTTTTAAAGGATTTCCAGCAGAGAGATTCATTGATCACTCTGGCAGCTACGATGACTTTCGTGCCTCCTTTCTTATGCCTCCATTTAGAAACAGT GACCAAGATGTTCAAAGCCAAGGAGAAACTTCAACAGAGGGACTGCAAATCCTTCCAGGTGATATTCAGATCCCTAATCGTCCATCATGGAATGTATACTTGCCAAATGAAGATGGGATTTTGGAACAAGTGGAAGTTCCTCGGGTCAGCTATGGGGAAGGGCTCCCCCTACCTCCTCATGTCCACCTG GCATACCGCCCACACCTAGAGGAAGCTTACCAGCTCATCAGTGGGCTCAAACACTTGGTGTTGGTTTTAAAGACTGAG gCTCAATTTCAAGCACAGGCCAACCGCAAGCTACAGGCTAAAGAGGGATACTTG TATGAACAGATTGCTGATTTGAAAGCACAGTTAAGGGACAGGGGAATTGGTCAGCAGCAGGATGTTAGATCTTCATTCTATCGCCCATATTTTCCTATGCCTCAAGAAACATGCTGTCCAGGGACTCCCACACCTCTGCCTCCACATAAAATTGTTTCTACACGTTTGGAAGAACGATTGAATGAGCCAACTGGTACAGATGCTTTGGTTCGCCCTGGTACCCTAACTCAGCAACCCATTGGCAGTCCTTCATGTCCCAGTTCCTCTGCAAGTCAACCTAAGAGACCAGCCCAACAGCAGCAGCCTCTGGCAGACTACTGGAGTTTTGGTACCAACTCTGTGGCTAGATGGATCAAGGCTGAGCAACATTGTGAGCAAGATGCTGCTCGAAATGGGATGGTGAGCACAACCATGGGCAATAAGAAAGCCAGAGTTTAG